A portion of the Pithys albifrons albifrons isolate INPA30051 chromosome 1, PitAlb_v1, whole genome shotgun sequence genome contains these proteins:
- the KCNJ15 gene encoding ATP-sensitive inward rectifier potassium channel 15 isoform X1 — MQEEHFCMYASWLRLLANVVSGSSGNVLLRSLAAGITLMARYSCLLVWTEAVRMETTKINMSRVPLVNGDIDTALLKAHKPRVMSKSGHSNVRIDKVDGIYLLYLQDLWTTVIDMKWRYKLTLFAATFVMTWFLFGVIYYAIAFLHGDLEINKFTAKREPCVKNVDSLTGAFLFSLESQTTIGYGFRFITEECPHAIFLLVAQLVITTLIEIFITGTFLAKIARPKKRAETIKFSHCAVITKHNGELCLVIRVANMRKSLLIQCQLSGKLLQTYETKEGERILLNQASVKFNVDSSSESPFLILPLTFYHILDESSPLRDLTPQNLKEKDFELVVLLNATVESTSAVCQSRTSYIPEEIHWGYEFVPVVSLSPNGKYVADFSQFEKIRRSTDATFYSMDSEKQKLEEKYRQEDQRERELRTMLLQQSNV, encoded by the exons ATGCAGGAGGAACATTTTTGCATGTATGCAAGCTGGCTCCGACTCCTTGCTAATGTGGTCTCTGGAAGCAGTGGTAATGTGCTTCTTAGATCCCTGGCTGCTGGAATTACCTTAATGGCAAGGTATTCATGCTTGCTGGTTTG GACTGAAGCAGTGAGAATGGAAACCACGAAGATCAACATGTCCCGTGTCCCCCTGGTGAACGGGGACATCGACACTGCCCTGCTCAAGGCACACAAACCCCGTGTGATGTCCAAGAGCGGCCACAGCAACGTGCGGATCGACAAAGTCGACGGCATTTACCTGCTCTACCTCCAGGATCTCTGGACTACAGTTATAGACATGAAGTGGAGGTACAAACTCACCTTGTTTGCTGCTACTTTCGTCATGACCTGGTTCCTCTTTGGGGTTATCTACTATGCCATTGCATTCCTTCATGGGGATTTGGAGATCAACAAGTTCACGGCGAAGCGTGAGCCGTGTGTGAAGAACGTGGACTCTCTGACTGGGGcatttctcttctccctggaGTCTCAGACAACCATTGGCTATGGCTTTCGTTTCATTACAGAGGAGTGTCCTCACGCCATTTTCTTGCTCGTGGCCCAGCTGGTCATCACCACCTTGATTGAAATCTTCATCACAGGTACCTTCCTGGCCAAAATTGCACGACCCAAAAAAAGGGCAGAGACTATCAAATTCAGCCACTGTGCCGTCATTACCAAGCACAACGGAGAACTTTGCCTGGTGATCAGAGTGGCAAACATGAGGAAGAGCCTCCTGATCCAGTGTCAGCTGTCTGGGAAGCTTCTTCAGACATATGAAACCAAAGAGGGGGAGCGGATTCTGCTGAATCAAGCCAGTGTCAAATTCAACGTTGACTCCTCCTCAGAGAGTCCGTTTCTCATTTTGCCTTTAACCTTCTACCACATTTTGGATGAGAGCAGCCCCTTGAGGGATCTCACACCTCAGAATCTCAAGGAGAAGGACTTTGAGCTGGTGGTGCTCCTGAATGCCACGGTGGAGTCCACCAGTGCTGTCTGCCAAAGCAGGACTTCCTACATCCCCGAGGAGATCCACTGGGGCTATGAGTTCGTGCCCGTGGTTTCCCTCTCTCCAAATGGAAAGTACGTTGCGGATTTCAGCCAGTTTGAGAAAATCAGGAGGAGCACAGATGCCACTTTTTACAGTATGgactctgaaaagcaaaaactaGAGGAGAAATACAGGCAGGAGGATCAGAGGGAGAGGGAACTGAGAACAATGTTGTTACAGCAGAGCAATGTTTGA
- the KCNJ15 gene encoding ATP-sensitive inward rectifier potassium channel 15 isoform X5, with amino-acid sequence MIAGFCRTEAVRMETTKINMSRVPLVNGDIDTALLKAHKPRVMSKSGHSNVRIDKVDGIYLLYLQDLWTTVIDMKWRYKLTLFAATFVMTWFLFGVIYYAIAFLHGDLEINKFTAKREPCVKNVDSLTGAFLFSLESQTTIGYGFRFITEECPHAIFLLVAQLVITTLIEIFITGTFLAKIARPKKRAETIKFSHCAVITKHNGELCLVIRVANMRKSLLIQCQLSGKLLQTYETKEGERILLNQASVKFNVDSSSESPFLILPLTFYHILDESSPLRDLTPQNLKEKDFELVVLLNATVESTSAVCQSRTSYIPEEIHWGYEFVPVVSLSPNGKYVADFSQFEKIRRSTDATFYSMDSEKQKLEEKYRQEDQRERELRTMLLQQSNV; translated from the exons ATGATTGCGGGGTTTTGCAG GACTGAAGCAGTGAGAATGGAAACCACGAAGATCAACATGTCCCGTGTCCCCCTGGTGAACGGGGACATCGACACTGCCCTGCTCAAGGCACACAAACCCCGTGTGATGTCCAAGAGCGGCCACAGCAACGTGCGGATCGACAAAGTCGACGGCATTTACCTGCTCTACCTCCAGGATCTCTGGACTACAGTTATAGACATGAAGTGGAGGTACAAACTCACCTTGTTTGCTGCTACTTTCGTCATGACCTGGTTCCTCTTTGGGGTTATCTACTATGCCATTGCATTCCTTCATGGGGATTTGGAGATCAACAAGTTCACGGCGAAGCGTGAGCCGTGTGTGAAGAACGTGGACTCTCTGACTGGGGcatttctcttctccctggaGTCTCAGACAACCATTGGCTATGGCTTTCGTTTCATTACAGAGGAGTGTCCTCACGCCATTTTCTTGCTCGTGGCCCAGCTGGTCATCACCACCTTGATTGAAATCTTCATCACAGGTACCTTCCTGGCCAAAATTGCACGACCCAAAAAAAGGGCAGAGACTATCAAATTCAGCCACTGTGCCGTCATTACCAAGCACAACGGAGAACTTTGCCTGGTGATCAGAGTGGCAAACATGAGGAAGAGCCTCCTGATCCAGTGTCAGCTGTCTGGGAAGCTTCTTCAGACATATGAAACCAAAGAGGGGGAGCGGATTCTGCTGAATCAAGCCAGTGTCAAATTCAACGTTGACTCCTCCTCAGAGAGTCCGTTTCTCATTTTGCCTTTAACCTTCTACCACATTTTGGATGAGAGCAGCCCCTTGAGGGATCTCACACCTCAGAATCTCAAGGAGAAGGACTTTGAGCTGGTGGTGCTCCTGAATGCCACGGTGGAGTCCACCAGTGCTGTCTGCCAAAGCAGGACTTCCTACATCCCCGAGGAGATCCACTGGGGCTATGAGTTCGTGCCCGTGGTTTCCCTCTCTCCAAATGGAAAGTACGTTGCGGATTTCAGCCAGTTTGAGAAAATCAGGAGGAGCACAGATGCCACTTTTTACAGTATGgactctgaaaagcaaaaactaGAGGAGAAATACAGGCAGGAGGATCAGAGGGAGAGGGAACTGAGAACAATGTTGTTACAGCAGAGCAATGTTTGA
- the KCNJ15 gene encoding ATP-sensitive inward rectifier potassium channel 15 isoform X3, which yields MSLFRALKKTCSLIKKSLFSRETTEAVRMETTKINMSRVPLVNGDIDTALLKAHKPRVMSKSGHSNVRIDKVDGIYLLYLQDLWTTVIDMKWRYKLTLFAATFVMTWFLFGVIYYAIAFLHGDLEINKFTAKREPCVKNVDSLTGAFLFSLESQTTIGYGFRFITEECPHAIFLLVAQLVITTLIEIFITGTFLAKIARPKKRAETIKFSHCAVITKHNGELCLVIRVANMRKSLLIQCQLSGKLLQTYETKEGERILLNQASVKFNVDSSSESPFLILPLTFYHILDESSPLRDLTPQNLKEKDFELVVLLNATVESTSAVCQSRTSYIPEEIHWGYEFVPVVSLSPNGKYVADFSQFEKIRRSTDATFYSMDSEKQKLEEKYRQEDQRERELRTMLLQQSNV from the exons ATGTCTCTCTTCAGGGCATTAAAGAAAACCTGCTCACTAATCAAAAAGAGCCTCTTCTCTAGAGAAAc GACTGAAGCAGTGAGAATGGAAACCACGAAGATCAACATGTCCCGTGTCCCCCTGGTGAACGGGGACATCGACACTGCCCTGCTCAAGGCACACAAACCCCGTGTGATGTCCAAGAGCGGCCACAGCAACGTGCGGATCGACAAAGTCGACGGCATTTACCTGCTCTACCTCCAGGATCTCTGGACTACAGTTATAGACATGAAGTGGAGGTACAAACTCACCTTGTTTGCTGCTACTTTCGTCATGACCTGGTTCCTCTTTGGGGTTATCTACTATGCCATTGCATTCCTTCATGGGGATTTGGAGATCAACAAGTTCACGGCGAAGCGTGAGCCGTGTGTGAAGAACGTGGACTCTCTGACTGGGGcatttctcttctccctggaGTCTCAGACAACCATTGGCTATGGCTTTCGTTTCATTACAGAGGAGTGTCCTCACGCCATTTTCTTGCTCGTGGCCCAGCTGGTCATCACCACCTTGATTGAAATCTTCATCACAGGTACCTTCCTGGCCAAAATTGCACGACCCAAAAAAAGGGCAGAGACTATCAAATTCAGCCACTGTGCCGTCATTACCAAGCACAACGGAGAACTTTGCCTGGTGATCAGAGTGGCAAACATGAGGAAGAGCCTCCTGATCCAGTGTCAGCTGTCTGGGAAGCTTCTTCAGACATATGAAACCAAAGAGGGGGAGCGGATTCTGCTGAATCAAGCCAGTGTCAAATTCAACGTTGACTCCTCCTCAGAGAGTCCGTTTCTCATTTTGCCTTTAACCTTCTACCACATTTTGGATGAGAGCAGCCCCTTGAGGGATCTCACACCTCAGAATCTCAAGGAGAAGGACTTTGAGCTGGTGGTGCTCCTGAATGCCACGGTGGAGTCCACCAGTGCTGTCTGCCAAAGCAGGACTTCCTACATCCCCGAGGAGATCCACTGGGGCTATGAGTTCGTGCCCGTGGTTTCCCTCTCTCCAAATGGAAAGTACGTTGCGGATTTCAGCCAGTTTGAGAAAATCAGGAGGAGCACAGATGCCACTTTTTACAGTATGgactctgaaaagcaaaaactaGAGGAGAAATACAGGCAGGAGGATCAGAGGGAGAGGGAACTGAGAACAATGTTGTTACAGCAGAGCAATGTTTGA
- the KCNJ15 gene encoding ATP-sensitive inward rectifier potassium channel 15 isoform X2, with the protein MQEEHFCMYASWLRLLANVVSGSSGNVLLRSLAAGITLMARTEAVRMETTKINMSRVPLVNGDIDTALLKAHKPRVMSKSGHSNVRIDKVDGIYLLYLQDLWTTVIDMKWRYKLTLFAATFVMTWFLFGVIYYAIAFLHGDLEINKFTAKREPCVKNVDSLTGAFLFSLESQTTIGYGFRFITEECPHAIFLLVAQLVITTLIEIFITGTFLAKIARPKKRAETIKFSHCAVITKHNGELCLVIRVANMRKSLLIQCQLSGKLLQTYETKEGERILLNQASVKFNVDSSSESPFLILPLTFYHILDESSPLRDLTPQNLKEKDFELVVLLNATVESTSAVCQSRTSYIPEEIHWGYEFVPVVSLSPNGKYVADFSQFEKIRRSTDATFYSMDSEKQKLEEKYRQEDQRERELRTMLLQQSNV; encoded by the exons ATGCAGGAGGAACATTTTTGCATGTATGCAAGCTGGCTCCGACTCCTTGCTAATGTGGTCTCTGGAAGCAGTGGTAATGTGCTTCTTAGATCCCTGGCTGCTGGAATTACCTTAATGGCAAG GACTGAAGCAGTGAGAATGGAAACCACGAAGATCAACATGTCCCGTGTCCCCCTGGTGAACGGGGACATCGACACTGCCCTGCTCAAGGCACACAAACCCCGTGTGATGTCCAAGAGCGGCCACAGCAACGTGCGGATCGACAAAGTCGACGGCATTTACCTGCTCTACCTCCAGGATCTCTGGACTACAGTTATAGACATGAAGTGGAGGTACAAACTCACCTTGTTTGCTGCTACTTTCGTCATGACCTGGTTCCTCTTTGGGGTTATCTACTATGCCATTGCATTCCTTCATGGGGATTTGGAGATCAACAAGTTCACGGCGAAGCGTGAGCCGTGTGTGAAGAACGTGGACTCTCTGACTGGGGcatttctcttctccctggaGTCTCAGACAACCATTGGCTATGGCTTTCGTTTCATTACAGAGGAGTGTCCTCACGCCATTTTCTTGCTCGTGGCCCAGCTGGTCATCACCACCTTGATTGAAATCTTCATCACAGGTACCTTCCTGGCCAAAATTGCACGACCCAAAAAAAGGGCAGAGACTATCAAATTCAGCCACTGTGCCGTCATTACCAAGCACAACGGAGAACTTTGCCTGGTGATCAGAGTGGCAAACATGAGGAAGAGCCTCCTGATCCAGTGTCAGCTGTCTGGGAAGCTTCTTCAGACATATGAAACCAAAGAGGGGGAGCGGATTCTGCTGAATCAAGCCAGTGTCAAATTCAACGTTGACTCCTCCTCAGAGAGTCCGTTTCTCATTTTGCCTTTAACCTTCTACCACATTTTGGATGAGAGCAGCCCCTTGAGGGATCTCACACCTCAGAATCTCAAGGAGAAGGACTTTGAGCTGGTGGTGCTCCTGAATGCCACGGTGGAGTCCACCAGTGCTGTCTGCCAAAGCAGGACTTCCTACATCCCCGAGGAGATCCACTGGGGCTATGAGTTCGTGCCCGTGGTTTCCCTCTCTCCAAATGGAAAGTACGTTGCGGATTTCAGCCAGTTTGAGAAAATCAGGAGGAGCACAGATGCCACTTTTTACAGTATGgactctgaaaagcaaaaactaGAGGAGAAATACAGGCAGGAGGATCAGAGGGAGAGGGAACTGAGAACAATGTTGTTACAGCAGAGCAATGTTTGA
- the KCNJ15 gene encoding ATP-sensitive inward rectifier potassium channel 15 isoform X7: protein METTKINMSRVPLVNGDIDTALLKAHKPRVMSKSGHSNVRIDKVDGIYLLYLQDLWTTVIDMKWRYKLTLFAATFVMTWFLFGVIYYAIAFLHGDLEINKFTAKREPCVKNVDSLTGAFLFSLESQTTIGYGFRFITEECPHAIFLLVAQLVITTLIEIFITGTFLAKIARPKKRAETIKFSHCAVITKHNGELCLVIRVANMRKSLLIQCQLSGKLLQTYETKEGERILLNQASVKFNVDSSSESPFLILPLTFYHILDESSPLRDLTPQNLKEKDFELVVLLNATVESTSAVCQSRTSYIPEEIHWGYEFVPVVSLSPNGKYVADFSQFEKIRRSTDATFYSMDSEKQKLEEKYRQEDQRERELRTMLLQQSNV from the coding sequence ATGGAAACCACGAAGATCAACATGTCCCGTGTCCCCCTGGTGAACGGGGACATCGACACTGCCCTGCTCAAGGCACACAAACCCCGTGTGATGTCCAAGAGCGGCCACAGCAACGTGCGGATCGACAAAGTCGACGGCATTTACCTGCTCTACCTCCAGGATCTCTGGACTACAGTTATAGACATGAAGTGGAGGTACAAACTCACCTTGTTTGCTGCTACTTTCGTCATGACCTGGTTCCTCTTTGGGGTTATCTACTATGCCATTGCATTCCTTCATGGGGATTTGGAGATCAACAAGTTCACGGCGAAGCGTGAGCCGTGTGTGAAGAACGTGGACTCTCTGACTGGGGcatttctcttctccctggaGTCTCAGACAACCATTGGCTATGGCTTTCGTTTCATTACAGAGGAGTGTCCTCACGCCATTTTCTTGCTCGTGGCCCAGCTGGTCATCACCACCTTGATTGAAATCTTCATCACAGGTACCTTCCTGGCCAAAATTGCACGACCCAAAAAAAGGGCAGAGACTATCAAATTCAGCCACTGTGCCGTCATTACCAAGCACAACGGAGAACTTTGCCTGGTGATCAGAGTGGCAAACATGAGGAAGAGCCTCCTGATCCAGTGTCAGCTGTCTGGGAAGCTTCTTCAGACATATGAAACCAAAGAGGGGGAGCGGATTCTGCTGAATCAAGCCAGTGTCAAATTCAACGTTGACTCCTCCTCAGAGAGTCCGTTTCTCATTTTGCCTTTAACCTTCTACCACATTTTGGATGAGAGCAGCCCCTTGAGGGATCTCACACCTCAGAATCTCAAGGAGAAGGACTTTGAGCTGGTGGTGCTCCTGAATGCCACGGTGGAGTCCACCAGTGCTGTCTGCCAAAGCAGGACTTCCTACATCCCCGAGGAGATCCACTGGGGCTATGAGTTCGTGCCCGTGGTTTCCCTCTCTCCAAATGGAAAGTACGTTGCGGATTTCAGCCAGTTTGAGAAAATCAGGAGGAGCACAGATGCCACTTTTTACAGTATGgactctgaaaagcaaaaactaGAGGAGAAATACAGGCAGGAGGATCAGAGGGAGAGGGAACTGAGAACAATGTTGTTACAGCAGAGCAATGTTTGA
- the KCNJ15 gene encoding ATP-sensitive inward rectifier potassium channel 15 isoform X6, whose amino-acid sequence MQRTEAVRMETTKINMSRVPLVNGDIDTALLKAHKPRVMSKSGHSNVRIDKVDGIYLLYLQDLWTTVIDMKWRYKLTLFAATFVMTWFLFGVIYYAIAFLHGDLEINKFTAKREPCVKNVDSLTGAFLFSLESQTTIGYGFRFITEECPHAIFLLVAQLVITTLIEIFITGTFLAKIARPKKRAETIKFSHCAVITKHNGELCLVIRVANMRKSLLIQCQLSGKLLQTYETKEGERILLNQASVKFNVDSSSESPFLILPLTFYHILDESSPLRDLTPQNLKEKDFELVVLLNATVESTSAVCQSRTSYIPEEIHWGYEFVPVVSLSPNGKYVADFSQFEKIRRSTDATFYSMDSEKQKLEEKYRQEDQRERELRTMLLQQSNV is encoded by the coding sequence GACTGAAGCAGTGAGAATGGAAACCACGAAGATCAACATGTCCCGTGTCCCCCTGGTGAACGGGGACATCGACACTGCCCTGCTCAAGGCACACAAACCCCGTGTGATGTCCAAGAGCGGCCACAGCAACGTGCGGATCGACAAAGTCGACGGCATTTACCTGCTCTACCTCCAGGATCTCTGGACTACAGTTATAGACATGAAGTGGAGGTACAAACTCACCTTGTTTGCTGCTACTTTCGTCATGACCTGGTTCCTCTTTGGGGTTATCTACTATGCCATTGCATTCCTTCATGGGGATTTGGAGATCAACAAGTTCACGGCGAAGCGTGAGCCGTGTGTGAAGAACGTGGACTCTCTGACTGGGGcatttctcttctccctggaGTCTCAGACAACCATTGGCTATGGCTTTCGTTTCATTACAGAGGAGTGTCCTCACGCCATTTTCTTGCTCGTGGCCCAGCTGGTCATCACCACCTTGATTGAAATCTTCATCACAGGTACCTTCCTGGCCAAAATTGCACGACCCAAAAAAAGGGCAGAGACTATCAAATTCAGCCACTGTGCCGTCATTACCAAGCACAACGGAGAACTTTGCCTGGTGATCAGAGTGGCAAACATGAGGAAGAGCCTCCTGATCCAGTGTCAGCTGTCTGGGAAGCTTCTTCAGACATATGAAACCAAAGAGGGGGAGCGGATTCTGCTGAATCAAGCCAGTGTCAAATTCAACGTTGACTCCTCCTCAGAGAGTCCGTTTCTCATTTTGCCTTTAACCTTCTACCACATTTTGGATGAGAGCAGCCCCTTGAGGGATCTCACACCTCAGAATCTCAAGGAGAAGGACTTTGAGCTGGTGGTGCTCCTGAATGCCACGGTGGAGTCCACCAGTGCTGTCTGCCAAAGCAGGACTTCCTACATCCCCGAGGAGATCCACTGGGGCTATGAGTTCGTGCCCGTGGTTTCCCTCTCTCCAAATGGAAAGTACGTTGCGGATTTCAGCCAGTTTGAGAAAATCAGGAGGAGCACAGATGCCACTTTTTACAGTATGgactctgaaaagcaaaaactaGAGGAGAAATACAGGCAGGAGGATCAGAGGGAGAGGGAACTGAGAACAATGTTGTTACAGCAGAGCAATGTTTGA
- the KCNJ15 gene encoding ATP-sensitive inward rectifier potassium channel 15 isoform X4, protein MLSSALEAAWNWKPRSRTEAVRMETTKINMSRVPLVNGDIDTALLKAHKPRVMSKSGHSNVRIDKVDGIYLLYLQDLWTTVIDMKWRYKLTLFAATFVMTWFLFGVIYYAIAFLHGDLEINKFTAKREPCVKNVDSLTGAFLFSLESQTTIGYGFRFITEECPHAIFLLVAQLVITTLIEIFITGTFLAKIARPKKRAETIKFSHCAVITKHNGELCLVIRVANMRKSLLIQCQLSGKLLQTYETKEGERILLNQASVKFNVDSSSESPFLILPLTFYHILDESSPLRDLTPQNLKEKDFELVVLLNATVESTSAVCQSRTSYIPEEIHWGYEFVPVVSLSPNGKYVADFSQFEKIRRSTDATFYSMDSEKQKLEEKYRQEDQRERELRTMLLQQSNV, encoded by the coding sequence GACTGAAGCAGTGAGAATGGAAACCACGAAGATCAACATGTCCCGTGTCCCCCTGGTGAACGGGGACATCGACACTGCCCTGCTCAAGGCACACAAACCCCGTGTGATGTCCAAGAGCGGCCACAGCAACGTGCGGATCGACAAAGTCGACGGCATTTACCTGCTCTACCTCCAGGATCTCTGGACTACAGTTATAGACATGAAGTGGAGGTACAAACTCACCTTGTTTGCTGCTACTTTCGTCATGACCTGGTTCCTCTTTGGGGTTATCTACTATGCCATTGCATTCCTTCATGGGGATTTGGAGATCAACAAGTTCACGGCGAAGCGTGAGCCGTGTGTGAAGAACGTGGACTCTCTGACTGGGGcatttctcttctccctggaGTCTCAGACAACCATTGGCTATGGCTTTCGTTTCATTACAGAGGAGTGTCCTCACGCCATTTTCTTGCTCGTGGCCCAGCTGGTCATCACCACCTTGATTGAAATCTTCATCACAGGTACCTTCCTGGCCAAAATTGCACGACCCAAAAAAAGGGCAGAGACTATCAAATTCAGCCACTGTGCCGTCATTACCAAGCACAACGGAGAACTTTGCCTGGTGATCAGAGTGGCAAACATGAGGAAGAGCCTCCTGATCCAGTGTCAGCTGTCTGGGAAGCTTCTTCAGACATATGAAACCAAAGAGGGGGAGCGGATTCTGCTGAATCAAGCCAGTGTCAAATTCAACGTTGACTCCTCCTCAGAGAGTCCGTTTCTCATTTTGCCTTTAACCTTCTACCACATTTTGGATGAGAGCAGCCCCTTGAGGGATCTCACACCTCAGAATCTCAAGGAGAAGGACTTTGAGCTGGTGGTGCTCCTGAATGCCACGGTGGAGTCCACCAGTGCTGTCTGCCAAAGCAGGACTTCCTACATCCCCGAGGAGATCCACTGGGGCTATGAGTTCGTGCCCGTGGTTTCCCTCTCTCCAAATGGAAAGTACGTTGCGGATTTCAGCCAGTTTGAGAAAATCAGGAGGAGCACAGATGCCACTTTTTACAGTATGgactctgaaaagcaaaaactaGAGGAGAAATACAGGCAGGAGGATCAGAGGGAGAGGGAACTGAGAACAATGTTGTTACAGCAGAGCAATGTTTGA